One Aphidius gifuensis isolate YNYX2018 linkage group LG5, ASM1490517v1, whole genome shotgun sequence genomic region harbors:
- the LOC122858023 gene encoding U11/U12 small nuclear ribonucleoprotein 25 kDa protein-like, whose protein sequence is MELSTSDESENQQQFNHDDLVKLTKDAIEKIIESDPLFSGLHGEATIDEIKAQTAVAQGQAITLYLNRGKLSKLSIVVAPNNTTINDLKKSIKRQTNLSLIRKNIIKKISWKSVWKKYDLCFDDVVLDDDNENIKTYGISNRTELHYKKKIYKK, encoded by the coding sequence atggAATTATCAACAAGTGATGAGAGTGAAAACCAACAACAATTTAATCATGATGATTtagttaaattaacaaaagatgcaattgaaaaaataattgaaagtgATCCATTGTTTAGTGGTTTACATGGTGAAGcaacaattgatgaaattaaagcACAAACAGCTGTTGCACAAGGACAAGCAATAACACTATATTTAAATCGtggtaaattatcaaaattatcaattgtcgTTGCtccaaataatacaacaataaatgatttaaaaaaatcaataaaacgtcaaacaaatttatcattaataagaaaaaatattattaaaaaaataagttggaAAAgtgtatggaaaaaatatgatttatgttttgatgatgttgtgcttgatgatgacaatgaaaatattaaaacttatGGTATTTCAAATAGAACAGaattacattataaaaaaaaaatttataaaaaataa
- the LOC122858021 gene encoding uncharacterized protein LOC122858021 isoform X1 codes for MNQLKRLRKSGSKKSLVKKYNVPSQIITRSLSKKNNKIYTHHDDDNNLNAKDITIIERVNDDCLTEIFMHVPACERPKIALVCKKWKRVLDYSWFNVKKLELTHWEYDENPHFLERNYPRINGQFKFLKSLLYKCGRYLRELDLSVYTRCNILPVINEYCPNLIKLRIRIGDIDDAILDNAFSHLSKLKVLKIIFHGCFDDEHRKVPTTLINSLLNVADTLTDLNIANWAAALCKKAFFPAEMTSVVIQLKALRKFGADCIVSPRSMREYLNNSETIRSTSDHNCYNKIKMSTTELFERVEELDILTWGISDDCIYNIANVMKRLHTLRVSCPWLTDAGIAACSKINNLKNLYLDGFNDATDSSIKLLKNLTHLKLPYSNKITDESAIKVLENSPDMIEYCVKNTGITFNFIEKAAEISESRDRELTVFVSLDSDLFSTRTEYDCLSIFYVKKNTTK; via the exons atgaaTCAGCTCAAACGATTGCGTAAATCAGGGTCGAAAAAAAgcttggtaaaaaaatataacgttCCAAGTCAAATTATAACACGTTCcttgagcaaaaaaaataataag aTATACACTCaccatgatgatgataataatttaaacgcCAAAGATATAACGATAATTGAGcgtgttaatgatgattgccTGACTGAAATATTCATGCATGTACCAGCATGTGAAAGACCAAAAATTGCATtgg tatgcaaaaaatggaaaagagTCCTTGATTATTCTTggtttaatgtcaaaaaacttGAACTAACACATTGGGAATATGACGAGAATCCACATTTTTTAGAGAGAAATTATCCAAGAATCAATGGACAATTCAAGTTTTTGAAATCACTGCTTTATAAATGTGGTCGTTATTTAAGAGAATTAGACTTGTCAGTCTATACTCGTTGTAACATATTGCcagttattaatgaatattgtcCAAATCTCATAAAACTTCGAATAAGAATCggtgatattgatgatgcaaTATTGGATAATGCATTTTCACATCTTTCTAAACTGAAAGTATTGAAAATCATATTTCATGGTTGTTTTGATGATGAACATCGTAAAGTCCCTAcaactttaattaattcattgttaAACGTTGCTGATACATTGACGGATCTCAATATTGCAAATTGGGCTGCAGCCTTATgtaaaaaagctttttttccAGCAGAAATGACTagt GTGGTTATTCAACTGAAGGCCTTAAGAAAATTTGGAGCTGATTGTATAGTATCTCCACGAAGTATGCGCGAATATTTGAACAATTCGGAAACAATAAGAAGCACTAGTGACCACAAttgttacaataaaattaaaatgagtaCTACGGAGCTCTTTGAACGTGTTGAAGAATTAGATATTCTTACTTGGGGAATTTCCGATGATTGTATATATAACATTGCTAATGTTATGAAACGATTACACACACTACGTGTATCATGTCCATGGCTAACCGATGCTGGTATCGCTGCATGttcaaagataaataatttaaaaaatctctaTTTAGACGGCTTTAATGATGCTACTGACTCCTCAATTAAATTGCTCAAAAATTTGACACATTTAAAGTTACCATAtagcaataaaattactgatgaATCGGCCATTAAagttcttgaaaattcaccagaCATGATTGAATATTGCGTCAAAAACACAGGTAtaactttcaattttattgaaaaagcaGCAGAAATATCAGAAAGTCGTGACAGAGAATTAACTGTATTTGTTTCACTTGATTCTGATTTATTTAGCACACGAACCGAATACgattgtttatcaattttttatgttaaaaaaaatacaaccaaataa
- the LOC122858019 gene encoding putative uncharacterized protein DDB_G0282133 isoform X1 gives MESDRCTSSSMSSYSSYKNNTTMNISRSCKINNRKFIASMTINLPKKTINNNHFKYPSEEYHNVMRAFISRRENTNDNQHQLTSSSSDKVNINKTKKFDIIFNNKNNINNNNHDNNKKLILDYPHMDPHDIHELNSVPGTKNHKIKYHHAEWKNTDVSIRKYNHPDYKNAIKADLKVLSNIQHPNILLLMGVTTKPDNHDIIIPIFESINCTLYNYINNKEFKKKITIQEIIKYGKNLSSGLMYAHERGYIHSAVSPHSIFIASNGLIKLGGWELAINMNESKIRNNYDDNLRSEILKWLAPEIYNKNSQEISTSTDVYGLTLVILEMCTLSKCIPWSVASGVMKYDQKVDVEMEYTKWKCGIITDMNNNYPPLLTSIVEAGLQLDSTKRTINMPKMNKFLQRLDIQYQQKSLIYIYNLIHHHQQQNNINNNYHSMSDFSTIFSSDLTNEYSQIDSTTTTSSTLSSSFKKSLDSCSINNNTDNDTSMNMFDDVIEMTPPLINENNNKKINILNTVDDSSDPREHIKIIKQTLANKRKNFFNDGNISHISSANNNNNNNENIKLHQVNKYKDDCHTKILKLKNNISLLPIKETLVSDNNEAQAFFEASLWRKERLICMSKMREIKPKGLMSDTNSSNDTNQITNISSTPSNDTYNIKTQSSYIKNNNKQMINVTNKTSFEKLKDALDRATLLVNENTLNSSKNDSNNKTNDYSNEKTIFDELYELNNTEDILNNHENDSGDTYTITNDVNQLITKINCSGAKCTKYNANKNNNNKNIDTCNHDDLNKTMRDEKSGKDYAYFVFDDKPRMCTKCTTCCNNKNTLQTRRMSLPDTFESSTTKINNYSILSEQTIELQNNTVEDIYIDDEFGENLAVNMVLIDEDHSIDDDLFQDFTFDDSS, from the exons ATGGAATCTGACAGATGTACATCGTCATCAATGTCATCATACTCATCTTACAAAAACAACACAACCATGAATATTTCAAgatcatgtaaaattaataatcgtAAATTTATTGCTTcaatgacaattaatttgccaaaaaaaacaataaataataatcattttaaatatccaAG TGAGGAATATCATAACGTCATGCGAGCATTTATAAGTAGACGTGAAAATACCAACGATAATCAACATCAACTGACTTCTTCATCATCCGACAAAGTCAACATAAACAAgactaaaaaatttgatattatatttaataataaaaataacatcaacaataataatcatgataacaataaaaaattgatacttGATTATCCTCACATGGATCCACATGATATACATGAGTTAAATTCAGTACCAGGtacaaaaaatcataaaattaaatatcatcatgCTGAATGGAAAAATACTGATGTatcaattagaaaatataatcatccagattataaaaatgcaataaaaGCTGATCTCAAAGTATTATC aaaCATTCAACatccaaatatattattgttaatgggAGTAACAACAAAACCAGATAATCATGATATTATAATACCAATATTTGAGTCAATTAATTGTACACtatacaattatattaataacaaagagtttaaaaaaaaaataacaatacaagaaataattaaatatggtaaaaatttatcatcaggATTAATGTATGCACATGAACGTGGTTATATACATAGTGCAGTAAGTCCACATAGTATCTTCATTGCATCAAATGGTTTGATAAAACTTGGTGGCTGGGAATTGGCCATCAACATGAACGAG TCGAAAATAcgtaataattatgatgataatttgcgatcagaaatattaaaatggcTTGCACCAGagatatacaataaaaattcacagGAAATATCGACAAGCACGGATGTTTATGGCTTGACATTAGTTATATTGGAAATGTGTACTTTAAGTAAATGTATACCTTGGTCTGTTGCTTCAGGCGTTATGAAGTATGATCAAAAAGTTGATGTTGAGATGGAATATACCAAGTGGAAATGCGGTATCATCACAGACATGAACAACAACTATCCACCACTTTTAACTAGTATTGTAGAAGCTGGTTTACAGCTTGATTCTACCAAGAGAACTATCAACATGCCTAAGATGAACAAATTCCTTCAAAGACTAGATAttcaatatcaacaaaaatcactaatatatatttataatttaattcatcatcatcaacaacaaaataatattaataataattatcattcaatgtcagatttttctacaatattttcaagtgatttaacaaatgaatatTCACAAATTGAtagtacaacaacaacaagttcaactttatcatcaagttttaaaaaaagtcttGATAGttgttcaattaataataacactgATAATGATACATCAATGAACATGTTTGATGATGTTATCGAAATGACTCCTccattaattaatgaaaataataataaaaaaattaatattttaaatacagttGATGATTCAAGTGATCCTCGTGAgcacataaaaataatcaaacaaactttagcaaataaaagaaaaaatttttttaatgatggtAATATTTCACACATTTCATctgctaataataataataataataatgaaaatataaaattacatcaagttaataaatacaaagaCGACTgtcatacaaaaatattaaaattaaaaaataatatttcattattaccaATAAAAGAGACACTTGTATCAGATAACAACGAGGCACAAGCTTTCTTTGAAGCGTCATTGTGGAGAAAGGAACGTCTGATTTGCATGTCTAAAATGAGAGAAATCAAGCCTAAAGGCTTAATGTCTGATACAAATTCAAGTAATGATACAAATCAAATTACCAATATATCATCAACACCAAGTAACgatacatataatattaaaacacaaagttcatatattaaaaataataataaacaaatgattaatGTTACTAATAAaacatcatttgaaaaattaaaagatgcATTGGACAGAGCAACTTTGCTTGTCaatgaaaatacattaaattcatcaaaaaatgattcaaataataaaacaaatgattattcaaatgaaaaaacaattttcgaTGAactttatgaattaaataatactgaagatattttaaataatcatgaaaatgaTAGTGGTGATACTTATACTATCACTAATGATGTCAATCAattgataacaaaaattaattgttctGGTGCTAAATGTACAAAGTacaatgcaaataaaaataataacaacaaaaatattgacaCTTGTAATCATGATGATTTGAACAAAACAATGAGAGATGAAAAGAGTGGCAAAGATTATgcatattttgtttttgatgataaaccaAGGATGTGTACAAAATGTACAACTtgttgcaataataaaaatacacttcAAACAAGAAGAATGTCACTTCCAGATACTTttgaatcatcaacaacaaaaatcaacaattattcaATACTCAGTGAACAAACAATTGAACTACAAAATAATACTGTTGaagatatttatattgatgatgaatttggtGAAAATTTAGCTGTTAACATGGTACTTATTGACGAGGATCattcaattgatgatgacTTGTTTCAAGATTTTACATTTGATGATAGCTCATAG
- the LOC122858021 gene encoding dynein light chain Tctex-type 1 isoform X3 gives MEDMQDETQFVVDDVSKIIKEAIEMSIGGDAYQHTKVSQWISNVVETCLANLTKLQKPYKYIVTCTIMQKNGAGLHTASSCFWDNTTDGSCTVRWENKTMYCIVSVFGLAT, from the exons ATGGAGGATATGCAAGATGAG acccaatttgttgttgatgatgttagtaaaataataaaagaagcAATTGAAATGTCAATTGGTGGTGATGCCTATCAACATACCAAAGTTAGTCAATGGATTTCAAATGTTGTTGAAACTTGTTTAGCTAATTTAACTAAACTTCAAAAACCATACAAATATATTG ttaCATGTAcaattatgcaaaaaaatggTGCTGGTTTACATACAGCAAGTTCATGTTTTTGGGATAATACAACTGATGGAAGTTGTACTGTTCGTTgggaaaataaaacaatgtatTGTATAGTATCTGTTTTTGGTCTggcaacataa
- the LOC122858021 gene encoding uncharacterized protein LOC122858021 isoform X2: protein MNQLKRLRKSGSKKSLVKKYNVPSQIITRSLSKKNNKIYTHHDDDNNLNAKDITIIERVNDDCLTEIFMHVPACERPKIALVCKKWKRVLDYSWFNVKKLELTHWEYDENPHFLERNYPRINGQFKFLKSLLYKCGRYLRELDLSVYTRCNILPVINEYCPNLIKLRIRIGDIDDAILDNAFSHLSKLKVLKIIFHGCFDDEHRKVPTTLINSLLNVADTLTDLNIANWAAALCKKAFFPAEMTSV, encoded by the exons atgaaTCAGCTCAAACGATTGCGTAAATCAGGGTCGAAAAAAAgcttggtaaaaaaatataacgttCCAAGTCAAATTATAACACGTTCcttgagcaaaaaaaataataag aTATACACTCaccatgatgatgataataatttaaacgcCAAAGATATAACGATAATTGAGcgtgttaatgatgattgccTGACTGAAATATTCATGCATGTACCAGCATGTGAAAGACCAAAAATTGCATtgg tatgcaaaaaatggaaaagagTCCTTGATTATTCTTggtttaatgtcaaaaaacttGAACTAACACATTGGGAATATGACGAGAATCCACATTTTTTAGAGAGAAATTATCCAAGAATCAATGGACAATTCAAGTTTTTGAAATCACTGCTTTATAAATGTGGTCGTTATTTAAGAGAATTAGACTTGTCAGTCTATACTCGTTGTAACATATTGCcagttattaatgaatattgtcCAAATCTCATAAAACTTCGAATAAGAATCggtgatattgatgatgcaaTATTGGATAATGCATTTTCACATCTTTCTAAACTGAAAGTATTGAAAATCATATTTCATGGTTGTTTTGATGATGAACATCGTAAAGTCCCTAcaactttaattaattcattgttaAACGTTGCTGATACATTGACGGATCTCAATATTGCAAATTGGGCTGCAGCCTTATgtaaaaaagctttttttccAGCAGAAATGACTagtgtataa
- the LOC122858022 gene encoding distal membrane-arm assembly complex protein 2 — protein sequence MFICKSISSIVQSSSKCHLKIRGYSYMPPDLNRFKKDVENDKEKAKRELKKWRKEPPKEYDPLASMLDFSESFDNQLYAKTMPTKPTEFSKWYRDQQTEYVKWSQRYIAERQATLGKDLAITHYICHRGGRIRRKGLTKFIEPKDFDQLPSTYDPLWLVEEVDASGIPLYYDALDNFKDLNRLKIVSFSGNPNFDDWCLERILAICPNIHHLDVSDCEKVTERGLEGLYRNLNLKNLIITDHKHTASFELTVLLLEDSRPDLNITVKKPTVDKAQEKQ from the coding sequence atgtttatttgtaaatcaatatcatcaatagtACAATCATCATCgaaatgtcatttaaaaattcgtgGATATTCATATATGCCACCTGATttaaatagatttaaaaaagatgttgaaaatgataaagaaaaagctAAACGTGAGTTAAAAAAATGGCGAAAAGAACCACCAAAAGAATATGATCCATTGGCATCAATGCTTGATTTTTCTGAATCATTTGATAATCAACTTTATGCAAAAACAATGCCAACAAAACCAACTGAATTTTCTAAATGGTATCGTGATCAACAAACTGAATATGTCAAATGGAGTCAACGTTATATTGCTGAAAGACAAGCAACACTTGGTAAAGATTTAGCAATAACACATTATATTTGTCACAGAGGTGGTCGTATCAGACGTAAAGGACTCACTAAATTTATTGAGCCTAAAGATTTTGATCAATTACCATCTACATATGATCCATTGTGGTTGGTTGAAGAAGTTGATGCAAGTGGAATTCCATTATACTATGATGCTTTGGATAATTTTAAAGATCTAAATAGACTTAAAATTGTTTCATTCAGTGGTAATCCAAATTTTGATGACTGGTGTTTAGAAAGAATACTTGCAATTTGTCCAAATATTCATCATTTAGATGTTTCTGATTGTGAAAAAGTTACTGAACGAGGCTTAGAAGGTTTATacagaaatttaaatttaaaaaatctcattATAACTGATCATAAACATACAGCTTCATTTGAATTGACTGTGTTGCTTCTTGAAGATTCAAGACCTGATCTTAATATCACAGTCAAAAAACCAACAGTCGATAAAGCTCAAGAAaagcaataa
- the LOC122858019 gene encoding putative uncharacterized protein DDB_G0282499 isoform X2 produces MGMTKMFKWLKKDVMKNDHHQNDRIYPVKTNILNNEEYHNVMRAFISRRENTNDNQHQLTSSSSDKVNINKTKKFDIIFNNKNNINNNNHDNNKKLILDYPHMDPHDIHELNSVPGTKNHKIKYHHAEWKNTDVSIRKYNHPDYKNAIKADLKVLSNIQHPNILLLMGVTTKPDNHDIIIPIFESINCTLYNYINNKEFKKKITIQEIIKYGKNLSSGLMYAHERGYIHSAVSPHSIFIASNGLIKLGGWELAINMNESKIRNNYDDNLRSEILKWLAPEIYNKNSQEISTSTDVYGLTLVILEMCTLSKCIPWSVASGVMKYDQKVDVEMEYTKWKCGIITDMNNNYPPLLTSIVEAGLQLDSTKRTINMPKMNKFLQRLDIQYQQKSLIYIYNLIHHHQQQNNINNNYHSMSDFSTIFSSDLTNEYSQIDSTTTTSSTLSSSFKKSLDSCSINNNTDNDTSMNMFDDVIEMTPPLINENNNKKINILNTVDDSSDPREHIKIIKQTLANKRKNFFNDGNISHISSANNNNNNNENIKLHQVNKYKDDCHTKILKLKNNISLLPIKETLVSDNNEAQAFFEASLWRKERLICMSKMREIKPKGLMSDTNSSNDTNQITNISSTPSNDTYNIKTQSSYIKNNNKQMINVTNKTSFEKLKDALDRATLLVNENTLNSSKNDSNNKTNDYSNEKTIFDELYELNNTEDILNNHENDSGDTYTITNDVNQLITKINCSGAKCTKYNANKNNNNKNIDTCNHDDLNKTMRDEKSGKDYAYFVFDDKPRMCTKCTTCCNNKNTLQTRRMSLPDTFESSTTKINNYSILSEQTIELQNNTVEDIYIDDEFGENLAVNMVLIDEDHSIDDDLFQDFTFDDSS; encoded by the exons ATGGGAATGACAAAGATGTTTAAATGGTTAAAAAA gGACGTTATGAAAaatgatcatcatcaaaatgatCGTATTTATCcagttaaaacaaatattcttAACAA TGAGGAATATCATAACGTCATGCGAGCATTTATAAGTAGACGTGAAAATACCAACGATAATCAACATCAACTGACTTCTTCATCATCCGACAAAGTCAACATAAACAAgactaaaaaatttgatattatatttaataataaaaataacatcaacaataataatcatgataacaataaaaaattgatacttGATTATCCTCACATGGATCCACATGATATACATGAGTTAAATTCAGTACCAGGtacaaaaaatcataaaattaaatatcatcatgCTGAATGGAAAAATACTGATGTatcaattagaaaatataatcatccagattataaaaatgcaataaaaGCTGATCTCAAAGTATTATC aaaCATTCAACatccaaatatattattgttaatgggAGTAACAACAAAACCAGATAATCATGATATTATAATACCAATATTTGAGTCAATTAATTGTACACtatacaattatattaataacaaagagtttaaaaaaaaaataacaatacaagaaataattaaatatggtaaaaatttatcatcaggATTAATGTATGCACATGAACGTGGTTATATACATAGTGCAGTAAGTCCACATAGTATCTTCATTGCATCAAATGGTTTGATAAAACTTGGTGGCTGGGAATTGGCCATCAACATGAACGAG TCGAAAATAcgtaataattatgatgataatttgcgatcagaaatattaaaatggcTTGCACCAGagatatacaataaaaattcacagGAAATATCGACAAGCACGGATGTTTATGGCTTGACATTAGTTATATTGGAAATGTGTACTTTAAGTAAATGTATACCTTGGTCTGTTGCTTCAGGCGTTATGAAGTATGATCAAAAAGTTGATGTTGAGATGGAATATACCAAGTGGAAATGCGGTATCATCACAGACATGAACAACAACTATCCACCACTTTTAACTAGTATTGTAGAAGCTGGTTTACAGCTTGATTCTACCAAGAGAACTATCAACATGCCTAAGATGAACAAATTCCTTCAAAGACTAGATAttcaatatcaacaaaaatcactaatatatatttataatttaattcatcatcatcaacaacaaaataatattaataataattatcattcaatgtcagatttttctacaatattttcaagtgatttaacaaatgaatatTCACAAATTGAtagtacaacaacaacaagttcaactttatcatcaagttttaaaaaaagtcttGATAGttgttcaattaataataacactgATAATGATACATCAATGAACATGTTTGATGATGTTATCGAAATGACTCCTccattaattaatgaaaataataataaaaaaattaatattttaaatacagttGATGATTCAAGTGATCCTCGTGAgcacataaaaataatcaaacaaactttagcaaataaaagaaaaaatttttttaatgatggtAATATTTCACACATTTCATctgctaataataataataataataatgaaaatataaaattacatcaagttaataaatacaaagaCGACTgtcatacaaaaatattaaaattaaaaaataatatttcattattaccaATAAAAGAGACACTTGTATCAGATAACAACGAGGCACAAGCTTTCTTTGAAGCGTCATTGTGGAGAAAGGAACGTCTGATTTGCATGTCTAAAATGAGAGAAATCAAGCCTAAAGGCTTAATGTCTGATACAAATTCAAGTAATGATACAAATCAAATTACCAATATATCATCAACACCAAGTAACgatacatataatattaaaacacaaagttcatatattaaaaataataataaacaaatgattaatGTTACTAATAAaacatcatttgaaaaattaaaagatgcATTGGACAGAGCAACTTTGCTTGTCaatgaaaatacattaaattcatcaaaaaatgattcaaataataaaacaaatgattattcaaatgaaaaaacaattttcgaTGAactttatgaattaaataatactgaagatattttaaataatcatgaaaatgaTAGTGGTGATACTTATACTATCACTAATGATGTCAATCAattgataacaaaaattaattgttctGGTGCTAAATGTACAAAGTacaatgcaaataaaaataataacaacaaaaatattgacaCTTGTAATCATGATGATTTGAACAAAACAATGAGAGATGAAAAGAGTGGCAAAGATTATgcatattttgtttttgatgataaaccaAGGATGTGTACAAAATGTACAACTtgttgcaataataaaaatacacttcAAACAAGAAGAATGTCACTTCCAGATACTTttgaatcatcaacaacaaaaatcaacaattattcaATACTCAGTGAACAAACAATTGAACTACAAAATAATACTGTTGaagatatttatattgatgatgaatttggtGAAAATTTAGCTGTTAACATGGTACTTATTGACGAGGATCattcaattgatgatgacTTGTTTCAAGATTTTACATTTGATGATAGCTCATAG